The proteins below are encoded in one region of Tessaracoccus aquimaris:
- a CDS encoding glycoside hydrolase family 13 protein, translating into MTAEWWRDAVIYQIYPRSFADSNGDGYGDLPGAIEKLPYLSELGVDAIWLSPIYTSPMADAGYDVADYENVDAMFGNIADADALITAAHGLGIKVILDLVPNHTSDEHRWFQAAIAAEPGSPERDYYLFRDGLGEDGSLRPNNWTSVFGGKGWTRLTRPDGTPEQWYLHLFDVKQPDLDWSSEKVREGFDDILRFWLDKGVDGFRIDVAHSLVKADGLPDWDHEAALLSGETGPMWDQDGVHDVYRRWRRILDGYEGDRSLVAEAWVADPTRLANYLRPDEMHTAFNFEFLDSRWNAKAYRDVITKTMAADRAVGAPTTWVLSNHDVVRHVSRFGLQDPGASHEGLGQRDEQPDNEIGTRRARAATLMMLALPGSAYLYQGEELGLPEHTTLDDSLRQDPTWFRSEFTRVGRDGCRIPMPWNADAPGLGFSPNGETWLPQPESYRDLAADQQMATPGSTWRLYHDALAMRKDLGLGRGTLEWVEGPDALVAFDNGDVRVMTNVLGEPIALPEGYRVIASSVDLDGDVLPTDTTVWLTPVR; encoded by the coding sequence ATGACCGCTGAGTGGTGGCGCGACGCCGTCATTTACCAGATCTACCCCCGCTCCTTCGCCGACTCCAACGGCGACGGCTACGGCGACCTGCCCGGCGCCATCGAGAAGCTCCCCTATCTGAGCGAACTCGGTGTCGACGCGATCTGGCTTTCCCCGATCTACACCTCACCGATGGCCGACGCAGGCTACGACGTGGCGGACTACGAGAACGTCGACGCCATGTTCGGCAACATCGCCGACGCTGACGCCCTGATCACGGCCGCCCACGGCCTCGGGATCAAGGTGATCCTCGACCTGGTCCCCAACCACACCTCAGACGAGCACCGCTGGTTCCAGGCGGCCATCGCGGCGGAGCCCGGCTCCCCCGAGCGCGACTACTACCTGTTCCGCGACGGCCTCGGCGAGGACGGCAGCCTCCGCCCCAACAACTGGACCTCCGTGTTCGGAGGGAAGGGCTGGACCCGGCTGACGCGTCCGGACGGCACCCCCGAGCAGTGGTACCTCCACCTCTTCGACGTGAAGCAGCCCGACCTCGACTGGTCGAGCGAGAAGGTTCGCGAGGGCTTCGACGACATCCTTCGCTTCTGGCTGGACAAGGGCGTCGACGGGTTCCGCATCGACGTGGCCCACTCCCTCGTCAAGGCCGACGGCCTGCCCGACTGGGACCACGAGGCGGCGCTGCTGAGCGGCGAGACCGGCCCCATGTGGGACCAGGACGGCGTGCACGACGTGTACCGCCGCTGGCGCAGGATCCTGGACGGCTACGAGGGCGACCGCTCGCTGGTCGCCGAGGCTTGGGTCGCCGACCCGACGCGGCTGGCCAACTATCTGCGCCCTGACGAGATGCACACGGCATTCAACTTCGAGTTCCTCGACTCCCGCTGGAACGCGAAGGCCTACCGCGACGTCATCACCAAGACGATGGCAGCAGACCGCGCCGTCGGCGCCCCGACGACCTGGGTGCTCAGCAACCACGACGTCGTGCGCCACGTGAGCCGCTTCGGCCTGCAGGACCCCGGCGCCTCGCACGAGGGCCTCGGCCAGCGCGACGAGCAGCCAGACAACGAGATCGGCACCCGCCGCGCCCGCGCCGCGACGCTGATGATGCTGGCGCTGCCCGGCTCCGCATACCTGTACCAGGGCGAGGAACTCGGACTGCCTGAGCACACCACGCTGGACGACTCGCTGCGCCAGGACCCGACGTGGTTCCGCTCCGAGTTCACCCGCGTCGGTCGCGACGGCTGCCGCATCCCGATGCCGTGGAACGCCGACGCCCCAGGCCTCGGCTTCTCGCCCAACGGCGAGACCTGGCTGCCCCAACCCGAGTCGTACCGCGACCTGGCGGCCGACCAGCAGATGGCGACCCCCGGCTCGACCTGGCGGCTCTACCACGATGCTCTCGCGATGCGGAAGGACCTCGGCCTCGGTCGCGGCACCCTCGAGTGGGTCGAGGGCCCCGACGCGTTGGTGGCGTTCGACAACGGGGACGTACGGGTGATGACCAACGTCCTCGGCGAGCCGATCGCCCTGCCCGAGGGCTACCGGGTGATCGCCTCGAGCGTCGATCTGGACGGCGACGTGCTGCCCACCGACACCACCGTGTGGCTGACCCCGGTTCGCTGA
- a CDS encoding LacI family DNA-binding transcriptional regulator, producing the protein MIPARLKLADIAELAGVSTATVSRVFNDKPGVADTTRASVMAAMESLGHSVDGSHEHESRIAVMVPELGNPTFAAFANELALQLAAAGQHMFLCSSGPGGMTEEQYLDTLLGIEVAGLISVSGSLADSLATPDQYQRLIAAGVPAVFINAHDPRVAGAFFSCSDAESIASSVAHLRSLGHTRIGLSVGQQRYQPTQRKIRAFAAQGLPRESVVSTIFSVEGGQAAASRLLDTGHTAIVCGSDMMALGAIREARTRGLEVPRDLSVVGYDDSSLMAFTDPALTTVRQPVSAMCKAAVDALLASIGGQHIDSTEMLFHPDLIIRQSTGPVT; encoded by the coding sequence GTGATCCCAGCCCGCCTCAAACTGGCCGACATCGCAGAGTTGGCCGGCGTCTCGACGGCGACCGTTTCGCGCGTCTTCAACGACAAACCGGGGGTCGCAGACACGACCCGCGCCAGCGTGATGGCCGCGATGGAGAGCCTGGGGCACTCCGTCGACGGGTCCCACGAGCACGAGTCACGGATCGCCGTGATGGTGCCCGAGCTTGGCAACCCGACCTTCGCGGCGTTCGCCAACGAACTCGCGCTGCAACTCGCCGCCGCAGGCCAGCACATGTTCCTGTGCTCGTCCGGCCCCGGAGGGATGACCGAGGAGCAGTACCTCGACACCCTGCTGGGCATCGAGGTCGCGGGGCTGATCTCCGTGTCCGGCAGCCTCGCCGACTCGCTCGCCACCCCGGACCAGTACCAGCGGTTGATCGCCGCCGGGGTGCCAGCCGTCTTCATCAACGCGCACGACCCGCGGGTCGCAGGCGCCTTCTTCTCCTGCTCAGACGCCGAGTCGATCGCCTCCTCCGTTGCGCACCTACGCTCGCTCGGGCACACCCGGATCGGGCTGTCCGTCGGCCAGCAGCGCTACCAGCCGACGCAGCGCAAGATCCGCGCCTTCGCCGCGCAGGGCCTCCCACGCGAGAGCGTCGTGTCGACGATCTTCAGCGTCGAGGGCGGCCAGGCGGCGGCGAGCAGGCTGCTCGACACCGGGCACACCGCCATCGTGTGCGGCTCCGACATGATGGCCCTCGGCGCCATCCGCGAGGCCCGCACGCGCGGGCTCGAGGTGCCGCGCGACCTCTCGGTCGTCGGGTACGACGACTCGTCCCTGATGGCCTTCACCGACCCGGCGCTGACCACGGTCCGCCAACCCGTCTCCGCGATGTGCAAGGCCGCCGTCGATGCTCTGCTGGCTAGCATCGGAGGTCAGCACATCGACTCGACCGAGATGCTCTTCCACCCCGACCTCATCATCCGCCAATCGACAGGACCAGTGACATGA
- a CDS encoding sugar ABC transporter substrate-binding protein: protein MRKSLIAVAAAGLTLSLAACGGGTPSNTGSPATTGGATPASPAASPEASAPAGSGSLTIWVDETRIDAFKTLGDSFSKATGVTLDVVQKPSQDIKTDFIAQAPTGEGPDLIVGAHDWVGDLQANGVISPVELGDKASGFNELAIKGFTYDGQLYGVPYAIENIALVRNNGMVKDTPATFDELIAQGKAVSGADFPIVIQQGPDGDAYHLYPVQSSFGAPVFKTDASGAYTAELGMGGPEGTKFAEYLKKLADEKVVSASIGADQAKQAFLDQKTPYMITGPWNVKPFQDAGIDVSVLAVPSAGGQPAAPFLGVQGVYLSSQSKNALVANQFIEYMTTPEAQDALYELGGREPALTESAAKVDDPILKGFAEAGKDGQPMPALPEMGAVWTFWGGAQVSIISGKADPATAWAEMVKNIQAKF, encoded by the coding sequence ATGCGCAAGAGCCTTATCGCCGTCGCAGCGGCCGGGCTTACCCTGTCGCTGGCCGCCTGTGGCGGTGGCACCCCCTCGAACACCGGCTCCCCGGCCACGACCGGCGGTGCCACCCCGGCCAGCCCGGCAGCCAGCCCTGAGGCCTCGGCGCCCGCCGGCTCGGGCAGCCTGACGATCTGGGTCGACGAGACCCGCATCGACGCCTTCAAGACGCTTGGTGACTCGTTCAGCAAGGCCACCGGCGTGACCCTGGACGTCGTCCAGAAGCCCTCGCAGGACATCAAGACCGACTTCATCGCTCAGGCCCCGACCGGTGAGGGCCCCGACCTGATCGTCGGCGCGCACGACTGGGTCGGCGACCTGCAGGCCAACGGCGTCATCTCGCCCGTCGAGCTCGGCGACAAGGCGAGCGGCTTCAACGAGCTCGCCATCAAGGGCTTCACCTACGACGGCCAGCTCTACGGCGTTCCCTACGCCATCGAGAACATCGCTCTCGTGCGCAACAACGGCATGGTCAAGGACACCCCGGCCACCTTCGACGAGCTGATCGCCCAGGGCAAGGCCGTCTCCGGCGCCGACTTCCCGATCGTCATCCAGCAGGGTCCCGACGGCGACGCCTACCACCTGTACCCGGTGCAGTCCTCCTTCGGCGCCCCGGTCTTCAAGACCGACGCCTCCGGCGCCTACACCGCTGAGCTCGGCATGGGCGGCCCCGAGGGCACCAAGTTCGCCGAGTACCTGAAGAAGCTCGCCGACGAGAAGGTCGTCTCGGCCTCCATCGGCGCCGACCAGGCAAAGCAGGCCTTCCTCGACCAGAAGACGCCCTACATGATCACCGGCCCCTGGAACGTCAAGCCGTTCCAGGATGCAGGCATCGACGTGTCGGTCCTCGCCGTTCCTTCGGCCGGTGGCCAGCCCGCCGCCCCGTTCCTCGGCGTCCAGGGCGTCTACCTGTCCTCGCAGTCGAAGAACGCACTCGTCGCGAACCAGTTCATCGAGTACATGACCACGCCCGAGGCGCAGGATGCCCTCTACGAGCTGGGTGGCCGCGAGCCCGCGCTGACCGAGTCCGCCGCCAAGGTCGACGACCCGATCCTCAAGGGCTTCGCCGAGGCTGGCAAGGACGGGCAGCCGATGCCCGCGCTTCCCGAGATGGGTGCCGTGTGGACGTTCTGGGGTGGCGCTCAGGTGAGCATCATCTCCGGCAAGGCCGATCCGGCCACCGCTTGGGCAGAGATGGTCAAGAACATCCAGGCCAAGTTCTGA
- a CDS encoding maltose ABC transporter permease, translating into MSSTPTKQSPRLSHARDISRPGFYVKLVLMMLVNALGLYGIMAAYGQQEWGVLAFLAITLIVVDFVYFTKRAVPAKYLVPGLIFLIVFQVYVMVNTAYVAFTNYGDGHNDAKGPAITQIMKTADRRVEGTDTFPVTVLDRDGEIEFGIVQDGEAKVGSATQPLQSVGDATVAGDKITEVPGAKVLNLGEIQQRQDDVLGLRVSVTDDPNDGWLRTDNATFAYVAKSLLTYDAAADTFTNQDGKVFHADASRGEFVADDGSTLTPGWRVVVGFDNFKQMFTDSRLSGPFLKSLVWTFAFAILSVLTTFALGLILAVVFNDKRVKGRTFYRAMFILPYAFPAFLAALVWRGLLNKDFGFMNQVLLGGAGIDWLGDGNLAKLAILG; encoded by the coding sequence GTGAGTAGCACTCCGACCAAGCAGTCGCCGAGGCTCTCCCACGCGCGCGACATCTCGCGCCCAGGCTTCTACGTGAAGCTCGTCCTGATGATGCTCGTCAACGCCCTCGGGCTCTACGGGATCATGGCCGCCTACGGCCAACAGGAATGGGGAGTCCTCGCCTTTCTTGCCATCACCCTGATCGTCGTCGACTTCGTCTATTTCACGAAGCGCGCGGTCCCGGCGAAGTACCTCGTCCCCGGGCTGATCTTCCTGATCGTGTTCCAGGTCTACGTGATGGTCAACACCGCCTACGTGGCGTTCACCAACTACGGCGACGGGCACAACGACGCCAAGGGCCCTGCGATCACGCAGATCATGAAGACCGCCGACCGGCGCGTCGAGGGCACCGACACCTTCCCGGTGACGGTGCTCGACCGTGACGGCGAGATCGAGTTCGGCATCGTCCAGGACGGCGAGGCGAAGGTCGGCAGCGCCACCCAGCCGCTGCAGTCGGTCGGCGACGCCACGGTGGCCGGTGACAAGATCACAGAGGTGCCCGGCGCGAAGGTGCTGAACCTCGGCGAGATCCAGCAACGTCAGGACGACGTCCTCGGCCTGCGCGTCTCGGTGACCGACGACCCCAACGACGGATGGCTTCGCACCGACAACGCGACCTTCGCCTACGTCGCGAAGTCGCTGCTGACCTACGACGCGGCGGCCGACACGTTCACCAACCAGGACGGCAAGGTCTTCCACGCCGACGCAAGCCGCGGCGAGTTCGTCGCGGACGACGGCTCGACGCTGACCCCCGGTTGGCGCGTTGTGGTCGGGTTCGACAACTTCAAGCAGATGTTCACCGACTCGCGGCTCAGCGGGCCGTTCCTGAAGTCGCTCGTGTGGACGTTCGCGTTCGCGATCCTCTCGGTGCTGACCACGTTCGCGCTTGGCCTGATCCTGGCGGTCGTGTTCAACGACAAGCGGGTCAAGGGCCGCACGTTCTACCGCGCCATGTTCATCCTTCCCTACGCATTCCCCGCGTTCCTCGCGGCGCTCGTCTGGCGCGGCCTGCTGAACAAGGACTTCGGCTTCATGAACCAGGTACTGCTCGGAGGCGCGGGCATCGACTGGCTCGGCGACGGGAATCTCGCGAAGCTGGCGATCCTCGGGTGA
- a CDS encoding ABC transporter permease subunit has product MNLWLGFPYMFLVTTGALQSIPGELQEAAVVDGAGPLRRFFSINLPLLLVSVAPLLISSFAFNFNNFSLIYMLTGGGPNYPGAPAPIGETDILISMVYAIAFEGGNKQYGLASAMSITIFVVVGFISWLGFRQTRKLEEIM; this is encoded by the coding sequence GTGAACCTGTGGCTCGGCTTCCCGTACATGTTCCTCGTCACCACCGGTGCGCTGCAGTCCATCCCTGGCGAGTTGCAGGAGGCGGCCGTGGTGGACGGAGCAGGACCCCTGCGGCGGTTCTTCTCCATCAACCTGCCGCTGCTGCTTGTCTCGGTCGCGCCGCTGCTGATCTCCAGCTTCGCGTTCAACTTCAACAACTTCTCGCTGATCTACATGCTCACCGGCGGCGGGCCGAACTACCCGGGGGCTCCGGCCCCGATCGGTGAGACCGACATCCTGATCTCGATGGTCTACGCCATCGCCTTCGAGGGTGGCAACAAGCAGTACGGCCTCGCCAGCGCCATGTCGATCACGATCTTCGTGGTGGTCGGCTTCATCTCGTGGCTCGGCTTCCGCCAGACCCGCAAGCTCGAGGAGATCATGTGA
- a CDS encoding sugar ABC transporter permease produces the protein MAMKRLANGDNDVRLRGGRWWAQVGWKHVFAVLMIIYCIFPLLYVLSASLNPNGTLTGSVRLFSAFTGKHYADLMASDFPKWMLNSFIVSSVTAVGTVVMGAAAAYAFSRFRFKGRRGGLTALLIIQMFPQMLAFVAIFLLVLTLGKIFPFLGIGSNLTLISVYLGGALGANTFLMYGFFNTIPIEIDEAARIDGATHSQIFWGIIMRLVTPILAVVGLLSFVGSYGEFILAKLVLARPENYTLAVGLYVWGSDERNAPWALFAAGAVIAAIPIILLFMYLQKYIVSGLTAGGVKG, from the coding sequence ATGGCCATGAAGAGGCTCGCAAATGGCGACAACGACGTCCGGCTCAGGGGCGGACGCTGGTGGGCACAGGTCGGCTGGAAGCACGTCTTCGCCGTCCTGATGATCATCTACTGCATCTTCCCGCTGCTCTACGTGCTGTCGGCCTCGCTCAACCCGAACGGCACCCTGACCGGCTCCGTGAGGCTGTTCAGCGCGTTCACGGGCAAGCACTACGCCGACCTGATGGCGAGCGACTTCCCCAAGTGGATGCTCAACTCCTTCATCGTCAGCTCGGTCACCGCCGTCGGCACCGTGGTGATGGGCGCCGCTGCCGCATACGCGTTCAGCAGGTTCCGCTTCAAGGGCCGCCGCGGCGGCCTGACGGCGCTGCTGATCATCCAGATGTTCCCGCAGATGCTCGCCTTCGTCGCGATCTTCCTGCTGGTTCTGACGCTCGGCAAGATCTTCCCCTTCCTGGGGATCGGGTCGAACCTGACGCTGATCAGCGTCTACCTCGGCGGTGCGCTCGGCGCCAACACGTTCCTGATGTACGGCTTCTTTAACACGATCCCCATCGAGATCGACGAGGCGGCCCGCATCGACGGCGCGACGCACTCCCAGATCTTCTGGGGCATCATCATGAGGCTGGTCACGCCGATCCTCGCGGTCGTCGGCCTGCTCAGCTTCGTCGGCTCCTACGGCGAGTTCATCCTCGCCAAGCTCGTCCTGGCCCGCCCCGAGAACTACACCCTCGCGGTCGGCCTGTACGTGTGGGGCTCCGACGAGCGCAACGCCCCGTGGGCGCTGTTCGCGGCTGGTGCGGTGATCGCGGCCATCCCGATCATCCTGCTGTTCATGTACCTGCAGAAGTACATCGTCTCCGGCCTGACGGCAGGCGGCGTCAAGGGCTGA
- a CDS encoding adenylyltransferase/cytidyltransferase family protein has protein sequence MGTAFLLSTFDLVNGGDVDVVRQAAAESDRLEARVLTDEAVRAFSGRDPVVPERERLEIIGSLREVSDAALFDPGDVLRHGPRDVVFARADVGVGRAPVDRLLTPHAVPIDDWIRTVPTASGGVLGYVPGAWDRFHIGHLNILRRARQMCDQLVVGVVTDEELFGAKGQMPMVTLEERVQVVAAVGIVDAVVVDFSTSKLDVWDRVRFDVLFKGDDWMGTAKGNRLEQEMASVGAAVRYFPYTQHTSSTTLRQILAGR, from the coding sequence ATGGGTACTGCCTTTTTGCTGTCCACTTTCGACCTGGTCAACGGCGGCGACGTAGATGTCGTGCGCCAGGCCGCCGCGGAGTCGGACCGCCTCGAAGCCCGGGTACTGACCGATGAGGCCGTGAGGGCCTTCTCCGGTCGCGACCCCGTGGTGCCAGAGCGCGAACGGCTCGAGATCATCGGGTCGCTGCGCGAGGTCTCCGACGCGGCGTTGTTCGATCCGGGCGATGTGCTGCGGCACGGCCCGCGGGACGTCGTGTTCGCACGGGCCGATGTCGGCGTGGGGCGGGCGCCGGTCGACCGGCTCCTGACGCCGCACGCGGTGCCGATCGACGACTGGATCAGGACCGTTCCGACAGCCTCTGGCGGCGTCCTCGGCTACGTGCCCGGCGCCTGGGACCGCTTCCACATCGGACACCTGAACATCCTGCGCAGAGCGCGCCAGATGTGCGACCAACTCGTGGTCGGGGTCGTGACCGATGAGGAACTCTTCGGGGCGAAGGGCCAGATGCCGATGGTCACGCTCGAGGAACGGGTCCAGGTCGTCGCGGCGGTGGGGATCGTCGACGCAGTCGTCGTCGACTTCTCGACGAGCAAATTGGACGTGTGGGACAGGGTGCGCTTCGACGTCCTGTTCAAGGGCGACGACTGGATGGGCACCGCCAAGGGCAACCGGCTCGAACAGGAGATGGCAAGCGTCGGCGCGGCCGTGCGCTACTTCCCGTACACCCAACACACGTCGTCGACGACGCTGCGTCAGATCCTCGCCGGTCGCTGA